The Aureispira anguillae genome contains a region encoding:
- a CDS encoding KAP family P-loop NTPase fold protein codes for MKTDFIDNKLFLFRTTILSIIITILIIPFIWQSINGYLQTLFLVFKSNKVGEYSILIYVLILLIWRFLIVDRDYKIGTKSLYLLTFTLLIYYFSKRLLNDVEYYAFKEIKLFCFEVDCLKSVDYLDFVFGFTYLFFLGSYFRQRIKDECSSLNEKEMSNLISEDFWNYYPMNDKFSQIKESLNKRKLLASNLCKELLNIKTDTSYAIAILGEWGTGKTQFLEKIENILEDKYNKKYVLIRHHPWKVSGETAIINDFFNLLREELQEYHGELNLTVNAYLEALFQKYKTWGAKTIQLLFSNRAHNKSVEEGYNALSKVIEEIPRKIIVMIDDLDRLDGDEIMGIMKLIRNVANFKNLIFIVAYDKSYVSRSIAEKLENVNGENYLEKIFQLEVTLPVFNPLTLQKLLLGLLSERLTDSWHKEKIGELVRMDSFTWEYLQTIRDIIRFVNLLTINYELLKQEVSFTDFYNVTLLKLKYTDCYEAIYIERKRWFLSGNTTSNKMVLKPLFEEEIKELSSIENNTKAQKLVIRTVKVLFDGFNLENDDFSAFVGTSNSDVKEIISINKKSSFYKYFSGHLRDNVLPRNQLIGIFAGAKEEIEMISKLNEWTVDGKGEFIRSYIEDFLSFPAIKEKENYEKGIRVLFKAKFLELDLKTLEGLLLHEHNINSIYEKEIEYKAFIVKCLKEELTIKDSLIMNLVQYATRPKRILSVEDAQSIYLFHLENYVKGITNEEVANEDFIANLLDLYRKAQSPNAREDDYQFEIYKNINEHLKNLIKQEPIKFIRRVIKRDEGKPNMLRLGLKNKEICFFFNNHMGFKTFCDKIINDNQDDEFYIGLKLFLDKWFESYNGDSNYAALFISNGRFFYSLKHPPVFINFLLPAETYNQDVFISKLSKKQDNIVWLEEEVEPFIIPIIELEKDLYIVVPESDAWKSIHVRSSYDGDIAKEEIDNVQLDLGTILENEMPIINYKVYLIKAKEKGMFGIYPQA; via the coding sequence ATGAAAACAGACTTTATTGATAATAAGTTGTTTTTATTTAGAACGACAATCTTATCTATTATAATAACAATATTAATAATACCATTTATTTGGCAAAGTATAAATGGATATTTGCAAACATTATTTTTGGTGTTTAAAAGTAATAAGGTTGGAGAGTACAGTATACTGATATATGTATTAATTTTGCTAATTTGGCGATTTTTAATCGTAGATAGAGATTATAAGATAGGAACAAAATCACTATATTTATTAACTTTTACATTACTTATTTATTACTTCTCGAAAAGATTATTAAATGATGTAGAGTACTATGCATTTAAAGAAATAAAGCTCTTTTGCTTTGAGGTAGATTGTTTGAAATCAGTTGATTATCTTGATTTTGTATTTGGGTTTACTTACTTGTTTTTTTTAGGGTCATATTTTAGACAGCGAATTAAAGATGAGTGTAGCTCTTTAAACGAGAAGGAAATGTCGAATTTAATTTCAGAAGATTTTTGGAACTATTACCCTATGAACGATAAGTTTTCTCAAATTAAAGAATCTTTAAATAAGAGAAAGTTGTTAGCTTCAAATCTATGTAAAGAATTATTGAATATAAAAACAGATACATCTTATGCTATTGCTATTCTGGGAGAATGGGGGACAGGAAAAACACAATTTTTAGAAAAAATTGAAAACATCCTTGAAGATAAATATAATAAAAAGTATGTTTTAATAAGGCATCACCCATGGAAGGTTAGTGGTGAAACTGCTATTATTAATGATTTTTTTAATTTGTTAAGGGAGGAACTTCAGGAATATCATGGAGAACTAAATTTAACTGTTAATGCATATTTAGAAGCTTTATTTCAAAAATATAAAACATGGGGAGCTAAAACCATTCAATTATTATTCTCGAATAGAGCGCATAATAAAAGTGTAGAAGAAGGGTATAATGCACTGAGTAAGGTGATAGAAGAAATACCTAGAAAGATTATTGTCATGATAGATGATTTAGATAGACTAGATGGGGATGAAATTATGGGAATAATGAAGTTAATAAGAAATGTGGCTAATTTTAAAAATTTAATCTTCATCGTTGCTTATGATAAAAGCTATGTAAGTAGAAGTATAGCAGAGAAATTGGAGAATGTAAATGGTGAAAATTATTTAGAGAAAATATTTCAACTAGAAGTAACCCTTCCTGTGTTTAATCCGCTCACTTTACAAAAGTTATTATTAGGGTTATTATCAGAAAGACTGACAGATTCATGGCATAAAGAGAAAATAGGAGAATTGGTAAGGATGGATAGTTTCACATGGGAATATTTGCAAACAATTAGAGATATAATCAGATTTGTAAATCTTTTGACAATTAATTATGAACTATTAAAACAAGAAGTTTCTTTTACTGATTTTTATAACGTTACGTTGCTAAAATTAAAGTATACTGACTGCTATGAGGCAATTTATATAGAGAGAAAACGTTGGTTTTTGAGCGGAAATACCACCTCAAATAAAATGGTATTAAAGCCATTGTTTGAAGAGGAGATAAAAGAGCTGTCTTCAATAGAAAATAACACCAAAGCCCAAAAGTTAGTTATTCGAACAGTTAAAGTGCTTTTTGATGGATTTAATCTAGAAAATGATGATTTTAGTGCTTTTGTAGGCACGTCTAATTCTGATGTAAAAGAAATAATCTCAATAAATAAAAAGTCTAGCTTTTATAAATACTTTTCAGGACATTTAAGAGATAATGTTTTACCAAGAAATCAACTTATTGGTATTTTTGCAGGGGCTAAAGAAGAGATTGAGATGATCTCGAAATTAAATGAATGGACAGTAGATGGAAAAGGAGAATTTATTAGATCATATATAGAAGATTTTCTCAGTTTTCCAGCAATTAAAGAGAAAGAAAATTACGAAAAGGGAATTAGAGTATTATTTAAAGCTAAGTTTTTAGAACTAGATTTAAAGACATTGGAAGGTTTATTACTCCATGAACATAATATTAACTCTATTTATGAAAAAGAAATTGAGTACAAAGCTTTTATAGTAAAATGTTTAAAAGAAGAATTGACTATTAAAGATTCTTTGATAATGAACTTGGTTCAATATGCAACAAGACCAAAAAGGATACTTTCTGTCGAGGATGCGCAAAGTATTTATTTATTTCATTTAGAAAACTATGTAAAAGGGATAACAAATGAAGAAGTGGCTAATGAGGATTTTATAGCAAACTTGCTAGATCTGTATAGGAAAGCTCAATCTCCTAATGCTCGAGAAGATGATTACCAATTTGAAATCTATAAAAATATAAATGAGCATTTAAAAAACTTAATAAAACAAGAACCTATAAAGTTTATTCGAAGAGTAATAAAAAGAGATGAAGGTAAGCCCAATATGTTGAGGTTAGGACTAAAGAATAAAGAAATTTGCTTTTTCTTTAATAATCATATGGGGTTTAAAACTTTTTGTGATAAAATTATCAATGATAATCAAGATGATGAGTTTTATATAGGTTTAAAACTTTTTCTAGATAAATGGTTTGAATCCTATAATGGTGATTCTAATTATGCAGCTCTATTTATCAGTAATGGACGTTTTTTCTATAGTTTAAAACATCCACCTGTATTTATTAACTTTTTATTACCAGCAGAAACATATAATCAAGATGTGTTTATTAGCAAATTATCAAAGAAGCAAGATAATATCGTTTGGTTAGAAGAAGAAGTGGAACCTTTTATTATACCGATTATAGAATTAGAAAAGGATTTGTATATTGTTGTTCCTGAATCAGATGCTTGGAAAAGTATTCATGTTAGATCATCTTATGATGGAGATATAGCAAAAGAAGAAATAGATAATGTTCAATTAGATTTGGGTACAATTTTAGAAAACGAAATGCCTATAATAAATTATAAAGTCTATTTAATTAAAGCGAAAGAAAAAGGAATGTTTGGAATATACCCTCAAGCATGA
- a CDS encoding helix-turn-helix domain-containing protein produces the protein MTISERFKTYLFYSKKNVTQLADEIGVTQSALNRVVKGEVLPSSKVLIPLGNLGVNINWLLLGNGEMMQDEETIRKDNNTIIKNSQLTNSNNTNTDIIQTIEDSNIKHLKAEIKTLKTENKFLKKEIKAEQASKQLLKDSKAVLENQIKDKDMIISLLQKN, from the coding sequence ATGACTATATCTGAACGCTTTAAAACGTACCTATTTTATTCAAAAAAAAATGTAACTCAGTTGGCGGATGAAATAGGAGTTACTCAATCAGCTTTGAATCGAGTTGTAAAAGGTGAAGTGCTACCCAGCTCAAAAGTTCTTATTCCTCTAGGAAACTTAGGAGTAAATATCAATTGGCTCTTGCTAGGTAATGGAGAAATGATGCAAGATGAAGAAACGATCCGCAAAGACAACAACACCATTATAAAAAATAGTCAACTTACCAATAGTAATAATACCAATACTGATATTATTCAAACTATAGAAGACTCAAACATTAAACACCTAAAAGCAGAAATCAAAACTTTGAAAACAGAGAATAAGTTTCTGAAGAAAGAAATCAAGGCAGAGCAAGCTAGTAAACAACTATTAAAAGACTCTAAAGCCGTTTTAGAAAATCAAATCAAAGATAAGGATATGATTATTTCATTGTTGCAAAAAAACTAA
- a CDS encoding helix-turn-helix domain-containing protein, with product MSTSDRFKLFLFNQEKYVKDLAEELGVTQSALNRVVRGEAMPSSKILVPLAKMGVNINWLLLGEEEMLREKFYLEKHDSPILRNEKVPYQEPIDRAHPLKEAITILQNENKDLEHQATESDLKYMVELQVSKSFKEMHDLLKEQIATYQQLMKQKDKSLDDKDKIIALLEKQLKEKDA from the coding sequence ATGTCTACGTCTGACCGCTTTAAGCTTTTTCTATTTAACCAAGAAAAATATGTAAAAGACCTCGCTGAAGAGTTAGGGGTTACTCAATCTGCATTAAATAGAGTCGTTCGAGGTGAAGCAATGCCTAGTTCTAAAATATTAGTACCATTAGCTAAAATGGGCGTTAATATCAATTGGCTGCTATTAGGTGAAGAAGAAATGCTTCGTGAAAAGTTTTATCTTGAGAAACATGATAGTCCAATCTTAAGAAATGAAAAAGTCCCCTATCAAGAACCCATCGACAGAGCCCATCCGCTTAAAGAAGCTATCACTATATTACAAAATGAAAATAAAGATTTAGAGCACCAAGCAACAGAATCCGACTTAAAATATATGGTGGAACTCCAAGTCAGTAAATCGTTCAAAGAAATGCACGACCTATTAAAAGAACAAATCGCTACTTACCAACAACTCATGAAGCAAAAAGATAAATCTTTAGATGATAAAGATAAAATCATTGCATTACTGGAGAAACAACTCAAAGAAAAGGACGCTTAG
- the dnaG gene encoding DNA primase, with translation MYITNIEQLKSKFEIETIVSSLTDWKEGSKAKLCCPFHQEKTPSFSISKSKNIATCFGSCGKTYTPISFVMEYKQVDFLEAVEYAAKVHHLAVEYAENVSEEQLEQLKKRQQKKEQYLLYNRLLASAYYNHHHGAEELKGKIQFDKRSLQGSTVKTFGICQTPEAWNFTKSLKLDNRILKELGIIKQGKKGFFDAYRNRVLFPIHNPSKAIVGFAGRAMNDDQTKYLNSPKSEVYHKEQLLYGLAQQLSAIKKTKIMYLVEGYWDVLSLYDGGFFGAVAAGGTSLSKQQAKLINRYAERVVLLYDGDKAGIEAAIKNLPTLIELGLHVDIISLPEKQDPDSYIRKIGKEAFVDYCNINKTDAINWYLEHELQNSDRDNFAIQRISELAIELIAKIKNELVRDCYIRDVSKLLDIKQSVLSIQLRDKMGALNFESEQKSLSSKQRADLFKYGMYEDGNQYWCSNAKGGYTCVSNFVVKPLFHLKSKDNPKRLFELLNKYNQKVVLDVEAAVLVGLDKFRLAVEAEGNYFFTGNLAQYNRIKGKIYDEMKTCYEIDVLGYHKDNFYTFGNGIYTIDKGFVPVNSYGILSYQDKRYFLPAFSDIYKDSDKSFKDEKNFAYQDSKITFKDWSTLFCKVHGSKGQIATCFYVAALFRDVIHDYVNFPLLNLFGQPGTGKSFMGKNLSYMFGIAKDGFNLNSGTLVGFYNRLVLARNSLVFCEEYFNSIDFRFIQGLKSIYDGIGREKGQKTGTKSLVSEIYSACMFVGQELPTSDNALFTRVINLAFSQTEYTQEESDLAEELKAMRKNGELINITAKLSAFRPYIEDNYEEQYNLTFSKIKKAVAAKGIHTRLIENNAAILTVFDLLKEKVSFPFSTEEVYQTCIQNILRQNDQIHSETETATFWDIIEYLVSAGLLIEGIDYKIESRMDLKGKKFDQPKPLLFLSFSKAFPLYREHHKRQYSKDGLTKSSLSHYLKTNGSFMDYLKSTRIGKKNTSAFVFDYEALNISIQDEPQASTDYVAENEIWAEQEAHTNKIAEKRKKEEAETAKKQMKLYNKIIAGKKSKKSSK, from the coding sequence ATGTATATTACAAATATTGAACAACTAAAATCAAAGTTTGAGATTGAAACCATTGTTTCCTCTCTTACGGATTGGAAAGAAGGCAGCAAAGCAAAACTTTGCTGCCCATTCCACCAAGAAAAAACGCCTTCTTTTTCAATCTCAAAATCAAAAAATATAGCAACTTGTTTTGGGAGCTGTGGCAAAACGTATACACCGATTAGTTTTGTGATGGAATACAAACAAGTTGATTTTTTAGAGGCAGTAGAATACGCAGCAAAAGTACATCATTTAGCGGTTGAGTATGCCGAGAATGTAAGCGAGGAGCAGCTGGAGCAGCTGAAGAAACGCCAACAGAAAAAGGAGCAATATTTATTGTACAATCGTTTGTTGGCATCTGCTTATTATAACCATCATCATGGAGCAGAGGAGCTAAAAGGGAAGATTCAATTTGATAAAAGAAGTTTACAGGGATCAACCGTCAAAACATTTGGAATTTGTCAAACGCCTGAAGCCTGGAATTTTACAAAAAGTTTGAAATTAGACAACCGTATATTAAAGGAACTAGGCATTATTAAGCAAGGAAAAAAAGGTTTTTTTGATGCCTATAGAAATAGAGTGTTGTTCCCGATACACAACCCAAGCAAAGCAATAGTAGGCTTTGCAGGTCGAGCGATGAATGATGACCAAACCAAGTATTTAAACAGTCCAAAAAGCGAAGTTTACCACAAAGAGCAGCTTTTGTATGGTTTGGCTCAACAGCTTTCAGCCATCAAGAAAACAAAAATCATGTATTTGGTGGAGGGCTATTGGGACGTGCTAAGTTTATATGATGGAGGGTTCTTTGGAGCAGTAGCCGCTGGGGGAACATCATTGAGCAAGCAACAGGCTAAATTAATCAATCGTTATGCTGAGCGTGTTGTTTTATTGTACGATGGGGACAAAGCAGGAATAGAGGCAGCCATAAAAAATTTACCAACATTGATTGAGTTAGGGCTTCATGTAGATATAATCTCTTTACCCGAAAAACAAGATCCTGATAGTTATATTAGGAAAATAGGAAAAGAGGCTTTTGTAGATTATTGCAATATAAATAAGACCGATGCAATCAATTGGTATTTAGAGCATGAGCTTCAAAACTCAGACCGTGATAATTTTGCCATTCAGCGAATTAGTGAATTAGCCATTGAATTGATTGCGAAGATAAAAAATGAACTAGTAAGAGATTGTTACATTCGTGATGTATCGAAACTATTGGATATAAAACAAAGTGTGTTAAGCATCCAATTACGGGATAAAATGGGGGCTTTGAACTTTGAAAGCGAACAAAAAAGTCTAAGTTCAAAACAACGGGCGGACTTGTTTAAATATGGCATGTATGAAGATGGGAATCAATACTGGTGCTCTAATGCAAAAGGGGGTTATACTTGTGTATCTAACTTTGTAGTTAAGCCTTTATTTCATTTAAAATCAAAAGACAATCCTAAGCGCCTATTTGAGTTGTTAAATAAATACAATCAAAAGGTTGTTTTAGATGTAGAGGCAGCGGTTTTGGTGGGCTTAGATAAGTTTAGATTAGCGGTAGAGGCAGAGGGTAATTATTTTTTTACGGGTAATTTAGCGCAGTACAACCGCATCAAAGGCAAGATTTATGATGAAATGAAAACTTGCTATGAAATAGACGTACTAGGCTATCATAAAGATAATTTTTACACCTTTGGAAATGGTATTTACACCATTGATAAAGGCTTTGTTCCTGTCAATAGTTATGGTATTTTAAGCTATCAAGATAAGCGTTATTTTTTGCCAGCCTTTAGCGATATTTACAAAGATTCTGACAAGTCCTTTAAGGATGAAAAAAACTTTGCTTATCAAGATTCAAAAATCACATTCAAAGATTGGTCAACGCTTTTTTGCAAAGTACATGGAAGCAAAGGGCAAATTGCAACTTGTTTTTATGTGGCTGCTTTGTTTAGAGATGTGATCCACGATTATGTGAATTTTCCTTTACTCAATTTATTTGGTCAACCAGGAACGGGCAAATCTTTTATGGGCAAGAATCTATCTTATATGTTCGGTATTGCCAAGGATGGTTTTAATTTAAATAGTGGTACGTTGGTTGGTTTTTACAATCGTTTGGTATTGGCTAGAAATTCCCTGGTGTTTTGTGAGGAATATTTTAACTCGATAGACTTTAGATTCATCCAGGGGTTAAAATCCATTTATGATGGAATAGGGCGAGAGAAAGGACAAAAGACTGGAACAAAGAGCTTGGTTAGTGAAATTTATTCGGCTTGTATGTTTGTAGGGCAAGAGTTGCCGACTTCAGATAATGCTTTGTTTACTCGTGTTATTAATTTGGCATTTTCACAGACAGAGTATACACAGGAAGAATCAGACTTAGCTGAAGAATTAAAGGCAATGCGCAAGAATGGGGAATTGATAAATATAACGGCAAAATTAAGCGCTTTTAGACCATATATTGAGGACAACTATGAGGAACAATACAATCTTACTTTTTCTAAGATAAAGAAAGCCGTTGCCGCAAAAGGTATTCACACTCGATTGATAGAAAATAATGCAGCTATTTTAACGGTATTTGATCTACTGAAAGAAAAAGTATCTTTTCCCTTCAGTACAGAAGAAGTTTATCAAACTTGTATTCAAAACATTCTTAGACAAAATGACCAAATCCATAGCGAAACAGAAACAGCCACTTTTTGGGATATTATAGAATACTTGGTTAGTGCTGGGCTATTAATAGAGGGTATTGATTATAAGATAGAATCTCGTATGGATTTAAAAGGCAAAAAATTTGACCAGCCAAAGCCTCTATTGTTTCTTTCTTTTTCAAAAGCTTTTCCATTGTATAGAGAACATCACAAAAGGCAGTACAGCAAGGATGGGCTAACAAAATCTTCTTTGTCTCATTATCTCAAAACGAATGGGAGCTTTATGGATTATTTAAAAAGTACCCGAATTGGCAAAAAAAATACATCTGCCTTTGTATTTGATTATGAAGCTTTGAATATAAGTATACAGGATGAGCCGCAAGCTTCAACCGATTATGTGGCAGAGAATGAAATTTGGGCAGAGCAAGAAGCACACACCAATAAGATTGCCGAAAAGAGGAAAAAAGAGGAGGCAGAAACGGCTAAAAAACAAATGAAACTTTACAATAAAATTATAGCAGGTAAAAAGAGCAAGAAGTCTAGTAAATAA